From one Bradyrhizobium sp. Ash2021 genomic stretch:
- a CDS encoding M3 family metallopeptidase → MSETQQTAVTNPLLKAWQTPFEAPPFAEIVPEHFMPAFEQAFADHAAEIAAITHDPSTPDFANTITGLERSGKLLSKVSAVFYDLVSANSNPAILEIDKEVSLRMARHWNPIMMNAVLFGRIAMLHENRASLGLSGEEMRLLERTYTRFHRAGAGLDEAAKTRMAEINERLAHLGTAFSHHLLGDEQDWFMELGEDDRAGLSDSFVAAAKAAAEERGMAGKAIMTLSRSFVEPFLKSSTRRDLRERVFKAFTARGDNGNANDNNDAIVEILSLREESAKILGFATYAAYRLEDSMAKTPEAVRGLLERVWKPARARALADRDALQALVTEEGGNFALAPWDWRYYAEKLRQARANFDDAAIKPYLVLDHMIEAAFDCATRLFGITFAERKDVPTWHPDVRVWEVKDTNGQHKALFYGDYFARSSKRSGAWMTSLRDQQKLDGAIAPLIINVCNFAKGADGVPSLLSPDDARTLFHEFGHGLHGMLSDVTYPSLSGTSVFTDFVELPSQLYEHWQEQPQVLRQFARHYQTGEPLPDDLLKRFLAARKFNQGFATVEFVSSALIDLEFHTQPAAASRDVRTFEKAELEKIGMPTEIAMRHRPTQFGHIFSGDHYASGYYSYMWSEVMDADAFGAFEDAGDIFDPAVAKRLHDDIYSSGGSRDPEDAYVAFRGREPEPDALLRRRGLLETPEAA, encoded by the coding sequence ATGTCAGAAACCCAGCAAACGGCAGTCACCAATCCGCTTCTGAAAGCTTGGCAGACGCCGTTCGAGGCGCCGCCCTTTGCCGAGATCGTCCCCGAACATTTCATGCCCGCCTTCGAGCAGGCCTTTGCCGATCACGCCGCCGAGATCGCGGCGATCACCCACGATCCCTCCACGCCCGACTTCGCCAACACCATCACCGGGCTGGAGCGCTCGGGAAAGCTGCTCTCCAAGGTCTCGGCGGTGTTCTACGACCTGGTCTCGGCGAACTCCAATCCGGCGATCCTGGAGATCGACAAGGAGGTCTCCCTGCGGATGGCGCGGCACTGGAATCCGATCATGATGAATGCGGTGCTGTTCGGCCGCATCGCGATGCTGCACGAGAACCGCGCCAGCCTCGGGCTGTCAGGTGAGGAGATGCGGCTTCTGGAGCGGACCTATACCCGCTTCCATCGCGCCGGCGCCGGCCTCGACGAGGCCGCAAAGACCCGGATGGCCGAGATCAACGAGCGACTGGCGCATCTCGGCACCGCGTTCAGCCACCATCTGCTCGGCGACGAGCAGGACTGGTTCATGGAGCTCGGCGAGGACGACCGCGCCGGGCTGTCCGACAGTTTTGTGGCGGCGGCCAAGGCCGCGGCCGAAGAGCGCGGCATGGCCGGCAAGGCGATCATGACGCTGTCGCGGTCGTTCGTGGAGCCGTTCCTGAAGAGCTCGACCCGCCGCGACCTGCGTGAAAGGGTCTTCAAGGCGTTTACGGCGCGCGGCGACAACGGCAATGCCAACGACAACAACGACGCCATCGTGGAGATCCTCAGCCTCCGCGAGGAGAGCGCCAAAATCCTCGGCTTTGCGACCTACGCTGCCTATCGGCTGGAGGATTCCATGGCCAAGACGCCGGAGGCGGTGCGGGGCCTGCTGGAGCGGGTCTGGAAGCCGGCCCGCGCCCGAGCGCTGGCCGACCGGGACGCGCTGCAGGCGCTGGTCACGGAGGAGGGCGGCAATTTCGCGCTGGCGCCGTGGGACTGGCGCTACTACGCCGAAAAACTGCGGCAGGCACGCGCCAATTTCGACGATGCCGCCATAAAACCCTATCTGGTGCTCGACCACATGATCGAGGCCGCCTTCGACTGCGCCACCCGGCTGTTCGGTATCACCTTCGCCGAGCGCAAGGACGTTCCGACCTGGCATCCGGACGTCCGGGTCTGGGAGGTTAAGGACACTAACGGCCAGCACAAGGCGCTGTTCTATGGCGACTACTTCGCCCGGTCCTCAAAACGCTCGGGCGCCTGGATGACCTCGCTGCGCGACCAGCAGAAGCTCGACGGCGCGATCGCGCCCTTGATCATCAATGTCTGCAATTTCGCCAAGGGCGCCGACGGCGTGCCGTCGCTTTTGTCGCCGGACGACGCCCGCACCCTGTTCCACGAGTTCGGCCACGGCCTGCACGGCATGCTGTCTGATGTGACCTATCCCTCGCTATCGGGCACCTCCGTCTTCACCGATTTCGTCGAGCTGCCCTCGCAGCTTTACGAGCACTGGCAGGAGCAGCCGCAGGTGCTGCGGCAGTTTGCCCGGCATTACCAGACCGGCGAGCCGCTGCCGGACGATCTCCTGAAGCGCTTTCTCGCCGCGCGCAAATTCAACCAGGGCTTTGCCACCGTGGAATTCGTGTCCTCGGCGCTGATCGATCTCGAATTCCACACCCAGCCGGCCGCCGCCAGCCGCGACGTGCGGACGTTCGAAAAGGCCGAGCTGGAAAAAATCGGCATGCCCACGGAAATCGCGATGCGGCACCGGCCGACCCAGTTCGGCCACATCTTCTCCGGCGACCATTATGCTTCCGGCTATTACAGCTACATGTGGTCGGAAGTGATGGACGCCGACGCCTTCGGCGCCTTCGAGGACGCCGGCGACATCTTCGATCCC